Proteins encoded by one window of Panicum virgatum strain AP13 chromosome 7N, P.virgatum_v5, whole genome shotgun sequence:
- the LOC120681330 gene encoding probable splicing factor 3A subunit 1, whose protein sequence is MGLTSDSVYACSTVLISNALATTHDTHEQPSPPDEPEPKRQRADDASLIPAEQFLTQHPGPVIISVSVPNLDEGNLHGQVLEIHVQSLSDTVGSLKEQNAGELQLPANKQKLSVRTSFLKYNLSLAYYNVGPGVVINLTLRERGRRNKWRKK, encoded by the exons ATGGGTCTTACATCAGACTCAGTTTATGCCTGTTCCACCGTGCTCATTTCCAATGCCCTCGCCACCACACATGACACCCATG AGCAGCCATCTCCACCTGATGAACCAGAACCAAAGAGGCAGAGAGCAGATGATGCTTCTCTTATCCCGGCAGAGCAGTTCCTCACTCAGCATCCG GGTCCTGTTATCATCTCAGTATCTGTACCCAACCTTGATGAAGGAAATCTGCATGGCCAAGTTTTGGAGATTCACGTCCAATCACTGTCAGACACAGTAGGTAGTTTGAAGGAGCAGAATGCTGGAGAGTTGCAGCTCCCTGCTAATAAGCAGAAGTTGAGCGTGAGGACTAGTTTCCTCAAATACAACCTTTCTCTTGCTTACTACAATGTGGGTCCTGGAGTGGTGATCAATCTAACACTGAGGGAGCGTGGTAGGAGAAATAAATGGAGAAAGAAATGA